GCCAGGGCAGCTTCGCCCCGCGTCCCCTATCCTGAACAGCGCCCATGAACAGGCCCCCCGCACTTCCCGATCACCGTGTCACGTCCATCGACGTGTCGCGGGAGGCGGGCGTGTCGCAGTCGGCGGTGTCGCGGGCCTTCACGCCGGGAGCGCGCATCAGCCCGGAGACGCGCCGGAGGGTGCTGGAGGCCGCCGAGCGGCTGGGCTACCGCCCGAACGCGCTGGCCCGCAGCCTCTCCACCCGCCGCAGCGGGATCGTGGCCCTGATCGTGGGGGACCTGCACAACCCCTTCTACCCCCAGGCGCTCTCCCAGATGGCGCAGGCGCTGGAGGCGCGGGGTCAGAGGGCGCTGCTCCTGACCCACGACGCCGGGCGCGACGTGCAGGAGACGCTCGACGCCGCGCGGGCCTACCAGATTGAGGCGGCCATCGTCTTTCCCACCCGCCTGAACAGCACCCCGCCCAGCCTGGGGGACGTGTCCAGGGGGGGCATCCCGGTGCTGCTCTTCAACCGGCGCCTGCCTGGCCACGACGACCTGCTCTCGGTGGCCTGCGACAACCACGCCGGGGGACGGCTGGCCGCGCAGATTCTGTACGGCAGCGGGGCCCGGCGGCTCGCCTTCATCGGCGGCGACCCGGAGACCTCGACCCATCAGGACCGGTTGCGGGGCTTCGCCGGGTGGCTGGAGGGGGTGGGCCTGAGCCCGGTCGCCGCGCCCGCCCGCGCGTTTCACTACGACTGGGGCTTCCAGGCCACCCTCGACCTGCACGCGGCGGGAGAGCACCCGGACGCCATCTTCGGGGCCAACGACATCGTCGCCATCGGGGTGCTCGACGCCCTGCGCCTGCTGGGGCGGCGGGTGCCCGAGGACGTCAGCGTGATCGGCTTCGACGGCATTCAGGAGGGCGGGC
This window of the Deinococcus apachensis DSM 19763 genome carries:
- a CDS encoding LacI family DNA-binding transcriptional regulator, whose protein sequence is MNRPPALPDHRVTSIDVSREAGVSQSAVSRAFTPGARISPETRRRVLEAAERLGYRPNALARSLSTRRSGIVALIVGDLHNPFYPQALSQMAQALEARGQRALLLTHDAGRDVQETLDAARAYQIEAAIVFPTRLNSTPPSLGDVSRGGIPVLLFNRRLPGHDDLLSVACDNHAGGRLAAQILYGSGARRLAFIGGDPETSTHQDRLRGFAGWLEGVGLSPVAAPARAFHYDWGFQATLDLHAAGEHPDAIFGANDIVAIGVLDALRLLGRRVPEDVSVIGFDGIQEGGRVAYRLTTIRQPLEAMIEDALRALDDPRPGASPRLHPGELVWRGTVRGAPP